In Candidatus Methylomirabilota bacterium, the genomic window CGCGTCGACGATGGCGGGCGCCAGCCCGAGCGAGGGCTCGTCGAGGAGCATCAGACGCGGGCCGGCCATGAGGGCGCGGCCGATCGCGACCATCTGCTGCTCGCCTCCCGACAGCGAGCCTGCCGCCTGCCGGCGGCGGGCGCGCAGGACGGGGAAGATGGCGTAGACACGGGCCAGGCGCTCGGCGCGGGCGGCGCGGGCCGCGCGGACGTAGCAGCCGATCTCGAGATTCTCCTCCACGGTCATGCCCGTGAAGAGGCGCCGGCCCTCGGGGACGATGGCGATCCCCCGGCGGCAGATCTCATGGGGAGCGAGCCCGGTCAGGTCCTCGCCGAGGAAGCGGAGCCGGCCTCCGCGGACGGGCAGGAGGCCGGCGATCGCGTGGATGAGGGTCGTCTTGCCGCTGCCGTTCGGGCCGACGACCGAGACCAGCTCGCCCTCGCCCACGGTGAGCGACACGTCTCGCAGCGCGGTGGCGTCGCCGTAGGCGACCGCGAGCCGCTCGGCCTCAAGCATAGGCCTTCCCGAGATAGGCGCGGACGACGTCGGGATGCCGCATGACGTCGTGGGGGGCGCCGCTGGCGATGACCTGGCCGTAGTTCAGCACCACCACGCGGTCGGAGAGATCCAGGACGGCGCGGATGATGTGCTCGACGAACACGACCGTCGCTCCGCGGTCGCGGATCTGCCGAACGAGCCGGGCGGCGTCGGCCATCTCCGAGGCCGTCAGTCCCGAGAGCACCTCGTCGAGCAGGACGAGCCGGGGCTCGGAGGCGAGGGCCCGGGCCAGCTCCAGGAACTTCCGCTGGTGCAGGTTGAGGGCCCCGGGCAGCGCCTCCGCCCGGTCGGCGAGTCCGGTGAACTCGAGCCAGCGGGCGGCCTCGCGCTCGGCCGTCCGCCGGTCGTGGCCCGTCCGGCCGAACATGCCGGCGACCGCGACGTTGTTCCGGACGGTCAGCCGGGCGAACGGTCGCGGGATCTGATACGTGCGCGCGATGCCCAGCCCGGCGATCCGGTGAGCCGCCCGGCCGGCCAGCTCGACGCCGTCGAAGCGGATCCCGCCGCCGTCCGGCCGGTAGTGGCCGCTGACGACGTTGATCAGCGTCGACTTGCCGGAGCCGTTCGGACCGACGAGCCCGAGGATCTCGCCCTCCCGGACATCGAGGCTGACCCCGGCCAGCGCCCGCACCCCGCGGAAGGCCTTTCGGACGTCGCGGCAGACGAGCAGCGGCGGCGCGGAGGCGGGCGGGGGAGCGGGCCGGGAGGGCCCGTCGGGCGACCGCGCGGGAGCGCGCGCGGCCGGTCTCGGCGGGTGGCCGCGGGCCACGAGCCCGGTGATTCCGTTGGGCAGGAACAGAATCACGAGCATCAGCGTCAACCCGACCAGGGCGCGCCCCACCACGGCCGTCTCGCCACTCGTGAAGGCGTACATCAGCACGGTGATGAGCGTGGCGCCGACGGCGGGACCCAGCCAGTGCCGGGCGCCACCCAGCACGCTCATCAGCACCACGTAGAGAGGGACGACGATGGAGAACGTCTCGGCCACGGTGACGTAAGTGACGAACATGGCGTGGATGCCGCCCGCCACGCCGGCGAGGCCGGACGAGAGACCGAGGGCGACCAGCTTGTAGCGGTAGGTGGGCACGCCCATCACCTCCGCCACGTCCTCGTCGTCGTGGATGGCGAAGAGCCCCACCCCCCAGCGCGCGCGGACGACGGCGTAGGCGGTCGCGATCGAGCCCAGGGCGACGCCGAGACCCAGCAGGTAGAGGGTGGCGGTGGCTGACCCGGCGACCCGGGGCAGGGGAACCCCGCTCAGGTAGACGCCGGGCCCACCGTCGATGCGCGTGTTCAGGACGATGGTGGCGAGGACGAAGGTCACCGCGAGGGTGAGGAGAGCGAACAGCTCACCCCGGAGGCGCCGCACCCGGAAGACCACCGCTCCCACGCCCATCCCGAAGAGCGCGGCCAGGAGCCCGGCCGGCGGCAGGGTCAGGAAGAACGGCACGCCCCAGCCGGCGGCCAGCGTCGCCGTCGTGTACATCCCGGCCCCGAAGAACGCGCCGTGACCGAAGCTGAAGTACCCGGAGAACCCGCTCAGGATGGTCCAGCTCGTCGCGAGGGCCACCCAGTGAAAGACGAGGTAGAGGAACGACTCGTAGAAGGCCGGCACCTTCAGCGCGGGCAGCACGGCGAGCGCGAGGCCGAGGGCTCCCACGGCGACGGGCGGGCCCAGACCGCGCGTCGGTGGCCACCGCATTGGTCGGCCGCCCGCCTAGACTCGATCCGGCCGGAGCAGCAGGACGAGGATCAGGAGCGTGAAGGAGACGAGCGGGGCCCAGGCCGGGGTGGTGAGGGCCATGGTCAGCGCCTCGCTCACCCCGATCACGATCCCGGCCACCAGCGGTCCCAGCGGATTGCCCAGGCCGCCGATGATCACGGCGGCGAACACGACCCCGATCCAGGCGTAGATCTGGGCGGGGGCGAGCGTGTAGACGAGCGCCACGAAGGCGCCGGCGACGCCCGCATAGGCGGCCGCGATCCCTGACAGCACCAGCGCGAGGCGACGATGGTTCACCCCGAACGCGGCCGCCATCAGGGGATCCTCGGCGCTCGCCCGGATGGCCTTGCCCACCCAGGTGAAGCGCAGCCAGGTCCACGTGAAGCCGGCCAGCACGACGGCGGTCGCGAGGGCGAGCAGCTCGGCGAGCGGAATGAAGAGTCCGCCCGCCCGCAGGGAGACGGCGCTGTAGACCGTCTCCAGGCGGCGGTAGTCGGCCGTCCAGATCCACTGGATCAGGCTCTCGATGATGACCGTCAGGCCGAACGTGACCAGGAGCGAGCTGAACTCGGTGACCCCGAACCGGGCGAAGAGCATCTGGAGCAGCACGCCGAGCGCGAAGAACGCGGGCGGGATGAGGAGCAGGGTGAGGAGTGGGTCCAGGCCGAATCCGGACGCCAGGGCGTAGGTGAGGTAGGCGCCCAGGAAGGCCAGCGCGAAGTGGGCGAGGTTGATGAGACGGAGCAGGCCCCAGGACAGGCTGAGGCCCATTCCGAGAAGGCCGTAGAGGCCGCCGACGAGGATCCCGGACAGGACCGACTGTCCGAGGAGCGTGAGGCTCGGCACGGGCGGTGCGCGGCTCAGGCCGGCGGCACCGTCACGGAGCGACGAGCTGGGTTCCCGGCGCCGCGTATTCCTTCGGCCAGACGACCACCCACTTTCCCTCCTGTACCTGCTTCACCTTGGAGAGGTCGTCGCCGTAGTTGTTCGGACCGTCGAAGCGGAGCTTGCCGATGATCGTGTCCACCCGATTGGTCTTGAGCCACTGGGCCAGCGCCTTGTCGTCCAGGCTCTTGGTCGCGGTCACGGCCGCTTCCAGAAGCTGCCAGGCCGTGTAGGAGGCCGCGGCCTGAGCGTCGACGGCCGGGTAGGGCAGCCCGGCCCTGGTCGCCCGCTCGCGGAAGAGCTTGACGAGTTCGGCCGCCGCCGGAGCCTCCGTGAACGGCGGGTGCTCCTCGAACACCGTCGTGGAGAGGGCGTTCTTCCCCTCGGACGACTTGGCGAGCGGTCCCGGCGCCGGGTAGAGATAGAAGTGGCTGCGCGGCGTGTAGTCGATCTTCTTGAGCGCCTCCAGGATCATGTTCCCATCGAGTCCGATCGCGCCCACCCAGAGAAAGTCCGGATTCGCGTCCTTGATCCGCGCCGCGATCGGCCCGAAGTCCCGGGTGCCGAACTCGAACTCCAGGTAGAGCACCTCGCGGAGGCCCCGCTTCTGCGCCACCTCTCGAGCGCCGGCGGACATGAAATGTACGGAGGGGAACTTGTCGGTCACGATCGCGATCGACCGGGGCGGCTTCGCCGAGGCGGCCAGCGCGTCGAACAGGAGGTTCGGGAAGGTCCGGGCGGGCTCCGGACCGATCGCCCAGGTGGGGAAGTGCCGCTCGTACTTCGCCAGGTGGGGAATGCCGAAGGTGTGGTGGATCAGCAATTTGTCGTAGCGCTGCGCCACCCCCATGGCGGAGAGGATCGCTCCGGTGGCGTAGGGCCCGATGAGCAGGTCGACCTTGTCGACCGTGATCAAGCGTTCGTAGAGCGTGCGGGCCAGGTCGGGCTTGGACTGGTCGTCGAGCAAGACCCACTCGACGGGACGCCCGAGCAAGCCGTTCTTGCGGTTCACCTGCTCGACGTAGATCTCCCCGGTGATCTTGTGGACGAGAGCGGTCGCCGCCAGCGGCCCCGTGAGTGCGAGCGTGCTGCCGACGCGAACCGGCGGGCCGGCCGGCGCCGCTGTCCCCGAGACCGGCAGCGTGAGCGACAGTAACAGGAACGCGGCCAGCGTGGCGTGGCTCGGGACCATGGGCGTCATGACGAACCTCCTCTCGTTCGGCACGACTCTATACCAGCCTCGCCGCGGGCGGAAGCCCCCTTGCCTGCGCCGACCGCTGTGGTAGCCTCGAGCCGTGCTGAACGCGACCCGCGAGCTCGTGCTGCCCACGACCATCACCGGCTCCTACCCGCGGCCATCCTGGTTCGTCGAGGGCCTGCGTGGTCGAGCCTTCAAGGAGGCGCTGGGCGACAGCGTCTTCCGGGAGCAGTACCTGGACGCCGTGCACTGTCTCATCGGCGAGCAAGTCCGCGCCGGGCTCGACATCGTGACCGACGGCGATTCCCGCTTCGACCTCACCGTGGGCGGACGCTCCTGGTTCTACTACCCCATCGAACGGCTCTCCGGCATCACCGGCCACGTCGATCGGACGCCGGCGTCGGGCTGGACACTCACGCCCGGCCACATCCTCTACGAAGTCATGGAGGCCTACCAGCCGGCCGTGGTGGGCGCCAAGATCGAGCCGGGCCCACTCGAGTACGTCGCGCTCTGGCGCATGGCGCAGCGGTTCACCGAGCGGCCGGTGAAGTTCGGGGCCATCAGCGCCCAG contains:
- a CDS encoding ABC transporter ATP-binding protein → MLEAERLAVAYGDATALRDVSLTVGEGELVSVVGPNGSGKTTLIHAIAGLLPVRGGRLRFLGEDLTGLAPHEICRRGIAIVPEGRRLFTGMTVEENLEIGCYVRAARAARAERLARVYAIFPVLRARRRQAAGSLSGGEQQMVAIGRALMAGPRLMLLDEPSLGLAPAIVDAVFGVVDALHRDGVAILLVEQNVGKALGLATRAYVLEEGRIVSGGTPPELLEQPHIRSAYLGHRDGR
- a CDS encoding branched-chain amino acid ABC transporter ATP-binding protein/permease, which codes for MRWPPTRGLGPPVAVGALGLALAVLPALKVPAFYESFLYLVFHWVALATSWTILSGFSGYFSFGHGAFFGAGMYTTATLAAGWGVPFFLTLPPAGLLAALFGMGVGAVVFRVRRLRGELFALLTLAVTFVLATIVLNTRIDGGPGVYLSGVPLPRVAGSATATLYLLGLGVALGSIATAYAVVRARWGVGLFAIHDDEDVAEVMGVPTYRYKLVALGLSSGLAGVAGGIHAMFVTYVTVAETFSIVVPLYVVLMSVLGGARHWLGPAVGATLITVLMYAFTSGETAVVGRALVGLTLMLVILFLPNGITGLVARGHPPRPAARAPARSPDGPSRPAPPPASAPPLLVCRDVRKAFRGVRALAGVSLDVREGEILGLVGPNGSGKSTLINVVSGHYRPDGGGIRFDGVELAGRAAHRIAGLGIARTYQIPRPFARLTVRNNVAVAGMFGRTGHDRRTAEREAARWLEFTGLADRAEALPGALNLHQRKFLELARALASEPRLVLLDEVLSGLTASEMADAARLVRQIRDRGATVVFVEHIIRAVLDLSDRVVVLNYGQVIASGAPHDVMRHPDVVRAYLGKAYA
- a CDS encoding amino acid ABC transporter substrate-binding protein, whose translation is MTPMVPSHATLAAFLLLSLTLPVSGTAAPAGPPVRVGSTLALTGPLAATALVHKITGEIYVEQVNRKNGLLGRPVEWVLLDDQSKPDLARTLYERLITVDKVDLLIGPYATGAILSAMGVAQRYDKLLIHHTFGIPHLAKYERHFPTWAIGPEPARTFPNLLFDALAASAKPPRSIAIVTDKFPSVHFMSAGAREVAQKRGLREVLYLEFEFGTRDFGPIAARIKDANPDFLWVGAIGLDGNMILEALKKIDYTPRSHFYLYPAPGPLAKSSEGKNALSTTVFEEHPPFTEAPAAAELVKLFRERATRAGLPYPAVDAQAAASYTAWQLLEAAVTATKSLDDKALAQWLKTNRVDTIIGKLRFDGPNNYGDDLSKVKQVQEGKWVVVWPKEYAAPGTQLVAP
- a CDS encoding branched-chain amino acid ABC transporter permease, which encodes MPSLTLLGQSVLSGILVGGLYGLLGMGLSLSWGLLRLINLAHFALAFLGAYLTYALASGFGLDPLLTLLLIPPAFFALGVLLQMLFARFGVTEFSSLLVTFGLTVIIESLIQWIWTADYRRLETVYSAVSLRAGGLFIPLAELLALATAVVLAGFTWTWLRFTWVGKAIRASAEDPLMAAAFGVNHRRLALVLSGIAAAYAGVAGAFVALVYTLAPAQIYAWIGVVFAAVIIGGLGNPLGPLVAGIVIGVSEALTMALTTPAWAPLVSFTLLILVLLLRPDRV